The following are encoded in a window of Sebastes umbrosus isolate fSebUmb1 chromosome 7, fSebUmb1.pri, whole genome shotgun sequence genomic DNA:
- the LOC119491716 gene encoding extracellular calcium-sensing receptor-like produces MVLCEMLGSPEFPLLSKEGDITIGGVFYIQKEMLKTSLSFTNAPEPLICSGMNMIQFHFAQTMIFAIQEINNSSSLLPNISIGYKVFGNCASTLFSTSVVMGLINGQERTLGQSCSGQSSVHAIIGPSDSSSSIGMQQIAGLFQIPMISYYATCACLSNRKEYPSFFRTIPSDYYQSRALAKLVKHFGWTWVGAVRSDNDYGNSGMDTFITAARQEGVCIEYSEVISRTDSSGHIARVVRVIQSGSAKVLVAFLSQETKMLLEEALKQNLTGLQWVGSESWITASHLATKRYSGILTGSLGFTIRKTKIPGLREFLLQVNPSQDPHNNLVREFWEATFGCSFQPSLHGQTQCSGSERLEDINNPFTDVSELRISNNVYKAVYAVAHALHNMLKCGQSGEAVNQSCIWKDFLEPKEVVKHLQNVNFTLQSGETVGFDENGDPTATYELVNWQRNQAGDVVFVAVGSYDASFPKGRQFIMNGINTTWAAGSPKRPQSVCSESCLPGFRQAVIKGKPICCFSCIACADGEISNSSNSAECSECPLEYWSNEDHSQCVPKVIEFLSYGETMGALLAAFSLVGASLTLVVSCVFFHFRHTPLVKASNSELSFLLLFSLTLCFLCSLTFIGRPSEWSCMLRHTAFGITFALCMSCILAKTMAVVNAFKAKRPSNTVPQCSAPLQRTSVLSFTLLQVLVCVLWLTLAPPFPYKNTAHATERIILECDLGSPIGFWAVLGYIGLLAVLCFVFAFLARKLPDNFNEAKFITFSMLIFCAVWITFIPAYVSSPGKFTVAVEIFAILASSYGLLLCIFAPKCFIIVLKPELNTKKHLMGKTGSH; encoded by the exons ATGGTGCTCTGTGAGATGCTGGGAAGCCCAGAGTTTCCTCTGTTATCTAAGGAAGGAGATATCACTATTGGAGGAGTTTTCTACAtccaaaaagaaatgttgaagaCTTCGCTTTCTTTCACAAATGCTCCAGAACCTCTCATATGCTCCGG gatGAATATGATACAATTTCACTTTGCCCAAACAATGATTTTTGCCATCCAGGAGATCAACAATagcagctctctgctgcctAATATCTCAATTGGTTATAAGGTGTTTGGCAACTGTGCTTCAACACTGTTTTCAACGAGTGTTGTGATGGGTCTAATAAATGGGCAGGAAAGGACTTTGGGTCAAAGCTGCTCTGGCCAGTCATCTGTTCATGCCATCATCGGACCCTCCGATTCCTCCTCATCCATTGGGATGCAACAAATTGCAGGGCTTTTCCAAATACCAATG ATCAGTTACTATGCCACTTGTGCTTGTTTGAGTAACAGAAAGGAGTACCCCTCCTTCTTCAGAACCATCCCTAGTGACTACTATCAGAGCAGAGCCTTGGCAAAACTGGTAAAGCACTTTGGCTGGACATGGGTTGGGGCAGTTAGAAGTGACAATGACTATGGTAACAGTGGCATGGACACATTTATCACAGCTGCAAGACAGGAGGGGGTCTGCATCGAGTACTCAGAGGTCATCTCAAGGACTGACTCCAGTGGGCATATTGCCAGGGTGGTCAGAGTGATCCAAAGCGGCAGTGCAAAGGTTTTAGTTGCCTTCCTCTCCCAGGAGACAAAAATGCTGCTTGAGGAAGCTCTGAAGCAGAACTTAACTGGGCTGCAGTGGGTGGGCAGTGAGTCCTGGATTACGGCAAGTCATCTGGCCACCAAGAGGTACTCGGGAATCCTGACAGGATCTCTGGGCTTCACCATCCGAAAAACAAAGATCCCAGGCCTGAGAGAATTTCTTTTGCAGGTTAACCCAAGTCAAGACCCTCATAATAATCTGGTGAGAGAGTTCTGGGAAGCCACATTTGGTTGCAGTTTCCAACCCAGTCTGCATGGTCAGACCCAGTGCTCTGGTTCTGAAAGACTAGAGGACATCAACAATCCTTTCACAGATGTGTCAGAACTAAGGATATCCAACAATGTGTATAAGGCTGTGTATGCTGTGGCTCATGCCTTGcataacatgttgaaatgtggaCAAAGTGGTGAAGCGGTGAATCAGTCCTGTATCTGGAAAGATTTTTTAGAGCCAAAAGAG GTTGTGAAACACCTCCAAAATGTGAATTTCACCCTTCAGTCAGGAGAAACTGTGGGTTTTGATGAAAACGGAGACCCTACAGCAACTTATGAACTGGTGAACTGGCAGAGAAACCAAGCAGgagatgttgtgtttgtggctgTAGGGAGCTACGATGCCTCATTTCCGAAAGGAAGACAGTTTATCATGAACGGAATAAACACAACATGGGCTGCCGGATCCCCAAAG AGGCCACAGTCTGTCTGCAGTGAGAGTTGTCTGCCAGGTTTCCGGCAGGCTGTGATTAAAGGCAAACCCATCTGCTGTTTCTCCTGCATTGCCTGTGCTGATGGGGAGATCAGTAACTCCAGCA ATTCTGCCGAGTGTTCAGAGTGTCCACTGGAGTACTGGTCAAATGAAGATCACAGCCAGTGTGTTCCAAAGGTGATCGAGTTCCTATCTTATGGAGAAACCATGGGCGCCCTCCTCGCTGCTTTCTCGTTGGTCGGAGCAAGTTTAACACTGGTGGTGTCATGTGTCTTCTTTCACTTTCGTCACACACCTCTCGTCAAAGCCAGTAACTCTGAGCtgagcttcctgctgctcttctccttgactctgtgtttcctgtgctcTCTGACCTTCATAGGCCGGCCCTCTGAGTGGTCCTGCATGCTGCGACACACAGCATTCGGCATCACCTTTGCCCTGTGCATGTCTTGTATCTTGGCTAAAACCATGGCAGTGGTGAACGCCTTTAAGGCTAAAAGGCCCTCAAACACAGTCCCTCAGTGCTCTGCTCCGCTTCAGAGAACAAGCGTTCTCAGCTTTACTTTACTGCAGGTGTTAGTTTGTGTGCTGTGGTTAACTCTTGCCCCGCCATTcccctacaaaaatacagctcATGCCACTGAAAGGATTATTCTAGAGTGTGATTTAGGTTCACCTATTGGGTTCTGGGCTGTGCTGGGGTATATAGGACTCCTGGCTGTGCTCTGCTTCGTCTTCGCTTTTCTGGCTCGAAAGCTGCCTGATAATTTCAATGAAGCCAAATTCATCACCTTCAGCATGCTGATATTCTGTGCAGTCTGGATCACATTTATCCCAGCATATGTCAGCTCTCCTGGGAAGTTCACTGTGGCTGTGGAGATATTTGCTATTTTAGCCTCCAGTTATGGACTACTTCTCTGTATATttgcaccaaagtgctttattATTGTTCTCAAACCTGAattgaacacaaaaaaacatctgatggGGAAAACAGGATCCcattaa
- the LOC119491707 gene encoding extracellular calcium-sensing receptor-like produces MVLCEMLGSPEFPLLSKEGDITIGGVFYIQKEMLKTSLSFTNAPEPLICSGMNMIQFHFAQTMIFAIQEINNSSSLLPNISIGYKVFGNCASTLFSTSVVMGLINGQERTLGQSCSGQSSVHAIIGPSDSSSSIGMQQIAGLFQIPMISYYATCACLSNRKEYPSFFRTIPSDYYQSRALAKLVKHFGWTWVGAVRSDNDYGNSGMDTFITAARQEGVCIEYSEVISRTDSSGHIARVVRVIQSGSAKVLVAFLSQETKMLLEEALKQNLTGLQWVGSESWITASHLATKRYSGILTGSLGFTIRKTKIPGLREFLLQVNPSQDPHNNLVREFWEATFGCSFQPSLHGQTQCSGSERLEDINNPFTDVSELRISNNVYKAVYAVAHALHNMLKCGQSGEAVNQSCIWKDFLEPKEVVKHLQNVNFTLQSGETVGFDENGDPTATYELVNWQRNQAGDIVFVAVGSYDASFPKGRQFIMNGINTTWAAGSPKRPQSVCSESCLPGFRQAVIKGKPICCFSCIACADGEISNSSNSAECSECPLEYWSNEDHSQCVPKVIEFLSYGETMGALLAAFSLFGASLTLVVSCVFFHFRHTPLVKASNSELSFLLLFSLTLCFLCSLTFIGRPSEWSCMLRHTAFGITFALCMSCILAKTMAVVNAFKAKRPSNTVPQCSAPLQRTSVLSFTLLQVLVCVLWLTLAPPFPYKNTAHATERIILECDLGSPIGFWAVLGYIGLLAVLCFVFAFLARKLPDNFNEAKFITFSMLIFCAVWITFIPAYVSSPGKFTVAVEIFAILASSYGLLLCIFAPKCFIIVLKPELNTKKHLMGKT; encoded by the exons ATGGTGCTCTGTGAGATGCTGGGAAGCCCAGAGTTTCCTCTGTTATCTAAGGAAGGAGATATCACTATTGGAGGAGTTTTCTACAtccaaaaagaaatgttgaagaCTTCGCTTTCTTTCACAAATGCTCCAGAACCTCTCATATGCTCCGG gatGAATATGATACAATTTCACTTTGCCCAAACAATGATTTTTGCCATCCAGGAGATCAACAATagcagctctctgctgcctAATATCTCAATTGGTTATAAGGTGTTTGGCAACTGTGCTTCAACACTGTTTTCAACGAGTGTTGTGATGGGTCTAATAAATGGGCAGGAAAGGACTTTGGGTCAAAGCTGCTCTGGCCAGTCATCTGTTCATGCCATCATCGGACCCTCCGATTCCTCCTCATCCATTGGGATGCAACAAATTGCAGGGCTTTTCCAAATACCAATG ATCAGTTACTATGCCACTTGTGCTTGTTTGAGTAACAGAAAGGAGTACCCCTCCTTCTTCAGAACCATCCCTAGTGACTACTATCAGAGCAGAGCCTTGGCAAAACTGGTAAAGCACTTTGGCTGGACATGGGTTGGGGCAGTTAGAAGTGACAATGACTATGGTAACAGTGGCATGGACACATTTATCACAGCTGCAAGACAGGAGGGGGTCTGCATCGAGTACTCAGAGGTCATCTCAAGGACTGACTCCAGTGGGCATATTGCCAGGGTGGTCAGAGTGATCCAAAGCGGCAGTGCAAAGGTTTTAGTTGCCTTCCTCTCCCAGGAGACAAAAATGCTGCTTGAGGAAGCTCTGAAGCAGAACTTAACTGGGCTGCAGTGGGTGGGCAGTGAGTCCTGGATTACGGCAAGTCATCTGGCCACCAAGAGGTACTCGGGAATCCTGACAGGATCTCTGGGCTTCACCATCCGAAAAACAAAGATCCCAGGCCTGAGAGAATTTCTTTTGCAGGTTAACCCAAGTCAAGACCCTCATAATAATCTGGTGAGAGAGTTCTGGGAAGCCACATTTGGTTGCAGTTTCCAACCCAGTCTGCATGGTCAGACCCAGTGCTCTGGTTCTGAAAGACTAGAGGACATCAACAATCCTTTCACAGATGTGTCAGAACTAAGGATATCCAACAATGTGTATAAGGCTGTGTATGCTGTGGCTCATGCCTTGcataacatgttgaaatgtggaCAAAGTGGTGAAGCGGTGAATCAGTCCTGTATCTGGAAAGATTTTTTAGAGCCAAAAGAG GTTGTGAAACACCTCCAAAATGTGAATTTCACCCTTCAGTCAGGAGAAACTGTGGGTTTTGATGAAAACGGAGACCCTACAGCAACTTATGAACTGGTGAACTGGCAGAGAAACCAAGCAGGAGATATTGTGTTTGTGGCTGTAGGGAGCTACGATGCCTCATTTCCGAAAGGAAGACAGTTTATCATGAACGGAATAAACACAACATGGGCTGCCGGATCCCCAAAG AGGCCACAGTCTGTCTGCAGTGAGAGTTGTCTGCCAGGTTTCCGGCAGGCTGTGATTAAAGGCAAACCCATCTGCTGTTTCTCCTGCATCGCCTGTGCTGATGGGGAGATCAGTAACTCCAGCA ATTCTGCCGAGTGTTCAGAGTGTCCACTGGAGTACTGGTCAAATGAAGATCACAGCCAGTGTGTTCCAAAGGTGATCGAGTTCCTATCTTATGGAGAAACCATGGGCGCCCTCCTCGCTGCTTTCTCGTTGTTCGGAGCAAGTTTAACACTGGTGGTGTCATGTGTCTTCTTTCACTTTCGTCACACACCTCTCGTCAAAGCCAGTAACTCTGAGCtgagcttcctgctgctcttctcctTGACTCTGTGTTTCCTATGCTCTCTGACCTTCATAGGCCGGCCCTCTGAGTGGTCCTGCATGCTGCGACACACAGCATTCGGCATCACCTTTGCCCTGTGCATGTCTTGTATCTTGGCTAAAACCATGGCAGTGGTGAACGCCTTTAAGGCTAAAAGGCCCTCAAACACAGTCCCTCAGTGCTCTGCTCCGCTTCAGAGAACAAGCGTTCTCAGCTTTACTTTACTGCAGGTGTTAGTTTGTGTGCTGTGGTTAACTCTTGCCCCGCCATTcccctacaaaaatacagctcATGCCACTGAAAGGATTATTCTAGAGTGTGATTTAGGTTCACCTATTGGGTTCTGGGCTGTGCTGGGGTATATAGGACTCCTGGCTGTGCTCTGCTTCGTCTTCGCTTTTCTGGCTCGAAAGCTGCCTGATAATTTCAATGAAGCTAAATTCATCACCTTCAGCATGCTGATATTCTGTGCAGTCTGGATCACATTTATCCCAGCATATGTCAGCTCTCCTGGGAAGTTCACTGTGGCTGTGGAGATATTTGCTATTTTAGCCTCCAGTTATGGACTACTTCTCTGTATATttgcaccaaagtgctttattATTGTTCTCAAACctgaactgaacacaaaaaaacatctgatggGGAAAACATGA